Proteins from one Sarcophilus harrisii chromosome 2, mSarHar1.11, whole genome shotgun sequence genomic window:
- the LOC100919646 gene encoding olfactory receptor 1D2-like translates to MDFQNQTTVSEFLLLGLTQDPEHQRFLFGLFLIMYLVTMAGNLLIILAIVSDVHLHTPMYFFLANLSFTDVCFVSNTVPKMLVNLYTQKKAISYTGCLIQLYFLVSLVALDNLFLAVMAYDRFVAICRPLHYTIIMSPRLCILLLVLCWVLSILYGLTHTILMSTLTFCGPREVSHIFCEMYALLQLACSDTRVNQAVLLITGSLLFIVPFLFMLISYVQIVKAILRIPSATGKYKAFSTCASHLAVVSLFYGTLFGVYLQPLKTYSVKDSVATVMYAVVTPMFNPFIYSLRNKDMKGALRKLLRGKTVP, encoded by the coding sequence ATGGACTTTCAAAACCAGACAACTGTGTCTGAGTTCCTCCTCCTAGGCCTCACTCAGGATCCAGAACACCAGAGATTTCTCTTTGGACTATTTCTGATTATGTACCTAGTTACTATGGCTGGGAACCTGCTGATTATCTTGGCCATTGTCTCTGATGTTCACCTCCACACCCCCATGTACTTCTTCTTGGCTAACCTCTCCTTCACAGATGTCTGCTTTGTGTCTAATACAGTTCCCAAGATGCTGGTGAATCTATATACCCAGAAAAAGGCCATCTCCTACACTGGATGCTTGATTCAGTTGTATTTTTTAGTTTCATTGGTGGCTCTGGACAACCTCTTTTTGGCTGTGATGGCCTATGATCGCTTTGTGGCCATCTGCCGTCCCCTTCACTATACCATTATCATGAGCCCCAGACTGTGCATTCTGTTGCTAGTTCTATGCTGGGTCCTCTCCATTCTCTATGGATTGACCCACACAATTCTCATGTCTACCTTGACATTCTGTGGGCCAAGGGAAGTCAGTCACATCTTCTGTGAGATGTATGCCCTACTACAGTTGGCTTGCTCTGATACCAGAGTCAATCAGGCAGTGCTACTCATAACGGGCTCTCTCCTCTTCATTGTTCCCTTTCTGTTTATGCTAATTTCCTATGTTCAAATTGTCAAGGCTATCCTGAGGATTCCCTCAGCGACTGGGAAGTACAAAGCATTCTCTACCTGTGCTTCACATCTGGCTGTGGTTTCCCTGTTCTATGGTACTCTATTTGGGGTGTATTTGCAACCTCTGAAAACCTATTCTGTGAAAGACTCGGTGGCTACAGTTATGTATGCTGTAGTGACTCCCATGTTCAACCCCTTTATCTACAGTCTAAGGAACAAGGACATGAAAGGGGCCCTGAGGAAACTTCTCAGAGGGAAAACTGtcccttga
- the LOC100919379 gene encoding olfactory receptor 1E5-like: MYLTTILGNMLIILLISLDSRLHTPMYLFLSNLSFSDMCFSSVTIPKLLINMQSMKPVIPYPGCLTQMYFFLFFGDLESFLLVAMAYDRYVAICYPLHYTVMMNPKLCNSLVVLSWVLTTFHALLHTLLMSQLSFCDNNIIPHFFCDMSALLKLTCSDIHINELVIFITAGLIIVVPFLLIVTSYAQILSSILRVPSVRGIRKAFSTCGSHLSVVSLFYGTIIGLYLCPSANNSTLKETVMSIMYTVVTPMLNPFIYSLRNQDMKGAFKKLLEGRKIPNSLRL, from the coding sequence ATGTATTTAACTACAATCCTCGGGAACATGCTCATCATCCTCTTGATCTCTCTGGATTCCCGCCTACACACACCCATGTATCTGTTCCTCAGCAACCTGTCCTTCTCTGACATGTGCTTCTCTTCTGTGACCATCCCCAAACTGTTGATAAATATGCAGAGCATGAAACCAGTCATCCCCTATCCTGGATGCCTGACCCAAAtgtacttcttccttttctttggagATCTAGAGAGCTTTCTGTTGGTGGCCATGGCTTATGATCGTTATGTGGCCATTTGCTACCCACTGCACTACACAGTCATGATGAACCCCAAGTTATGCAATTCTCTTGTGGTGCTCTCCTGGGTCCTAACTACCTTTCATGCATTGCTGCATACCCTGCTCATGTCTCAATTATCTTTCTGTGATAACAACATTATCCCCCACTTCTTCTGTGACATGTCTGCCCTTCTGAAACTGACTTGTTCAGATATCCACATTAATGAACTAGTAATATTCATCACAGCAGGACTGATTATTGTTGTACCATTCTTGCTAATTGTCACATCTTATGCTCAGATCCTCTCTTCTATCCTCAGGGTGCCCTCTGTGAGGGGCATCCGCAAGGCTTTTTCTACCTGTGGTTCCCATCTTTCAGTAGTATCTCTCTTCTATGGAACAATCATTGGACTCTATTTGTGCCCTTCAGCCAACAATTCCACATTAAAGGAGACAGTCATGTCAATCATGTACACTGTGGTAACACCAATGCTGAACCCCTTCATCTATAGTCTGAGGAATCAAGACATGAAAGGGGCCTTCAAGAAACtcctagaaggaagaaaaattcccAACTCCCTGAGACTGTGA